In Candidatus Mycalebacterium zealandia, one DNA window encodes the following:
- a CDS encoding methylated-DNA--[protein]-cysteine S-methyltransferase: MKTLDECLAKVSSCFKGEKHSPYLNGENSGDFVFPEASEFRVKVWREISKIPAGQTRTYSEIAAALGGEKYRRAVAGAVAANVFLIMVPCHRVVGKKGLGGFSGDGGVKMKKILLTMESGDAN; encoded by the coding sequence ATGAAAACCCTTGATGAATGCCTTGCGAAAGTGTCGTCCTGTTTCAAAGGCGAAAAACACTCGCCTTACTTAAACGGGGAAAACTCCGGAGATTTTGTGTTCCCCGAAGCGTCTGAATTCCGCGTCAAGGTGTGGAGAGAAATATCAAAAATTCCAGCCGGTCAGACACGTACTTACTCTGAAATTGCCGCCGCGCTCGGCGGAGAGAAATACCGCAGGGCGGTCGCCGGAGCGGTCGCGGCGAATGTTTTTCTCATAATGGTTCCGTGCCACAGAGTTGTCGGTAAAAAAGGGCTCGGCGGATTCAGCGGAGACGGGGGAGTTAAGATGAAAAAAATCCTTCTTACGATGGAATCGGGAGACGCAAACTGA
- a CDS encoding LysM peptidoglycan-binding domain-containing protein, producing the protein MENGGGFLMKRFSVFAVTALCAGAVWFFLTGGLDGQKQSDGAHKQTDTFVFTYTIMPGDSLNLIARRFGIAADALSSTNSIDGDVIYKGDTLSVPLSLHDVASLHTVAEGETVSSIAAAYGTSVRNIIKLNRMKKDKVFTSRKLLVNGNPDIHSRFVVFRVGIGDKESEISRAFGLDVKEIETLNASNADWRQPGSHIVVDTFEYSYPVRIRNNIIETAKNYLGAPYKYGGNSPETGIDCSAYVKRVFSYFGVNLPRTVRMMHKHADGRWLKKDSLQKGDLVFFETDRPFPSHIGIYIEDGKFIHASSVGGKVIISDLAKPYYKSTYIGAKRIYLDNPGAVTIK; encoded by the coding sequence ATGGAAAACGGGGGTGGGTTTCTAATGAAAAGATTTTCTGTATTCGCGGTTACGGCTTTGTGTGCCGGTGCGGTCTGGTTTTTCTTGACCGGCGGGCTTGACGGGCAAAAGCAAAGCGACGGCGCGCACAAACAGACTGATACCTTTGTGTTCACTTACACAATAATGCCGGGGGACTCGCTGAACCTCATAGCGCGCAGGTTCGGAATTGCGGCGGACGCGCTTTCATCGACCAATAGCATAGACGGCGACGTTATATACAAAGGCGATACTCTCAGTGTTCCGCTGTCCCTGCACGATGTTGCTTCTCTTCACACGGTCGCCGAGGGCGAAACGGTTTCTTCAATAGCCGCCGCTTACGGAACAAGCGTCCGGAACATAATAAAACTGAACAGAATGAAGAAAGACAAAGTTTTCACATCGCGCAAACTCCTTGTCAACGGCAATCCGGATATCCATTCAAGGTTTGTGGTTTTCAGAGTTGGAATTGGTGACAAGGAAAGTGAAATCTCGCGTGCTTTCGGTTTGGATGTGAAAGAGATTGAGACACTTAACGCCTCAAACGCGGACTGGCGGCAGCCGGGTTCGCACATTGTTGTTGACACTTTTGAATACTCCTACCCCGTGCGCATTCGCAACAACATCATAGAAACCGCGAAAAACTATCTGGGGGCGCCATATAAATACGGCGGAAACTCGCCCGAAACCGGCATCGACTGCTCGGCTTATGTAAAAAGGGTTTTTTCATATTTCGGCGTCAACCTGCCCAGAACCGTAAGAATGATGCACAAACACGCAGACGGACGCTGGCTGAAAAAAGACAGTCTGCAGAAAGGAGATCTGGTTTTCTTTGAAACTGACAGGCCGTTCCCGTCCCACATCGGAATCTACATTGAAGACGGCAAGTTCATACACGCTTCTTCCGTGGGCGGAAAGGTCATCATCTCGGACCTTGCGAAACCCTATTACAAGAGTACCTACATAGGAGCGAAGAGGATTTATCTGGACAATCCGGGCGCGGTAACTATTAAATAA
- the argB gene encoding acetylglutamate kinase → MTNKATILAEAFPYIKQFYGKNVVVKYSGSLVGPSLEGFAQDIALMKFVGIKPVVVHGGGRQIEAQLKKEGIESRFIAGLRVTDKKAVKTIAKVLAGKVNKTIVTAIKKQGAKAVGISGNELSMLKVCKADIRKIAEASGVKIPPDADLGMVGEIKKVNPKLLRLYEKDGSIPVIAPIGRDSKGDTYNVNADHAAGKVASVLKAEKLIMLTDVRGIMDGKNKLIPSLNFRQTAKLIKEGTIAAGMRPKAVCCMEALSEGVRKAHIIDGRTLHALILEIFTDAGVGTEIKK, encoded by the coding sequence ATGACGAACAAAGCGACAATTCTTGCCGAGGCGTTTCCCTACATAAAGCAGTTTTACGGAAAAAATGTTGTCGTGAAATACAGCGGCAGCCTTGTGGGTCCGTCCCTTGAAGGGTTTGCTCAGGACATAGCGCTTATGAAGTTTGTAGGGATTAAGCCGGTTGTGGTTCACGGCGGCGGCAGGCAGATAGAGGCGCAACTTAAGAAAGAGGGGATTGAGTCGCGCTTTATAGCGGGCTTGAGAGTAACGGACAAAAAGGCGGTAAAAACAATCGCGAAAGTGCTCGCCGGCAAGGTCAACAAAACCATAGTTACGGCGATAAAAAAGCAGGGCGCCAAAGCGGTCGGCATATCAGGCAATGAATTGTCAATGCTGAAAGTTTGCAAGGCGGACATCAGGAAAATTGCCGAGGCAAGCGGCGTGAAAATTCCGCCGGACGCCGATTTGGGAATGGTGGGTGAAATAAAAAAGGTTAACCCGAAACTGCTGCGCCTTTACGAAAAAGATGGATCCATACCCGTTATAGCTCCAATCGGGAGGGACTCAAAAGGCGACACTTACAACGTCAACGCCGACCATGCCGCGGGCAAAGTGGCTTCCGTGCTCAAAGCGGAAAAACTCATCATGCTCACGGATGTGCGCGGGATAATGGACGGGAAAAACAAACTGATTCCGTCTCTCAATTTCAGGCAGACGGCAAAACTGATAAAAGAGGGAACCATCGCCGCCGGCATGCGTCCAAAAGCGGTCTGTTGCATGGAAGCCCTGTCCGAAGGGGTCCGCAAAGCGCACATAATAGACGGGCGCACTCTCCACGCGCTTATACTTGAAATCTTCACAGACGCCGGAGTCGGGACTGAAATAAAAAAATGA
- a CDS encoding ParB/RepB/Spo0J family partition protein — protein MRKNTLGKGLEALIGDESEVSEGVYMTVPTVRLKPGATQPRTEFNSAALDELAVSIREKGLIQPLIVRKSGNTYEIIAGERRWRAAQKAGVHEVPVIVRDLADGESLEMALIENIQREDLNPVEEALAYEQLISEYGLTHEDMSKRVGKSRAAITNSLRILKLSDASCEALVSGGISTGHARALLGLKFAADEGAVVERIVSGGLSVRQTEQLVKTINASGSSSSGGSSNRSAASQPDIYLKRAERSMREALGAKVSIKGGREKGSIVIQYSSPDDLERLSFEIAGGASVIPTKGAKT, from the coding sequence ATGAGGAAAAACACGCTTGGCAAAGGACTTGAAGCGCTTATCGGTGATGAGAGTGAAGTTTCGGAAGGCGTTTACATGACAGTGCCGACCGTCCGGCTCAAGCCCGGCGCGACACAGCCGAGAACTGAGTTCAATTCCGCCGCGCTTGACGAACTTGCGGTTTCAATCAGGGAAAAGGGCTTGATTCAGCCGTTGATTGTCCGCAAGAGCGGAAACACATACGAGATAATCGCCGGAGAGAGAAGGTGGCGCGCGGCACAGAAAGCGGGCGTTCACGAGGTTCCGGTAATTGTGCGCGACCTTGCAGACGGCGAATCGCTTGAGATGGCTCTGATTGAAAACATTCAGCGTGAAGATCTTAATCCTGTTGAAGAGGCGCTCGCGTATGAGCAGCTCATATCGGAGTATGGTTTGACGCACGAAGATATGTCAAAGCGGGTCGGCAAAAGCAGGGCGGCGATTACGAACTCGTTGCGGATTTTGAAACTTTCGGACGCATCCTGCGAGGCGCTTGTGTCCGGCGGGATTTCAACGGGGCACGCAAGAGCACTTCTGGGGCTTAAGTTCGCCGCGGATGAAGGCGCAGTTGTCGAGAGAATTGTGTCGGGCGGTTTATCCGTGCGGCAGACCGAACAACTTGTAAAAACAATCAACGCTTCCGGCTCTTCCTCTTCGGGCGGTTCATCAAACCGGTCCGCCGCTTCGCAACCCGACATATATCTCAAGCGCGCGGAGCGTTCAATGCGCGAGGCTCTTGGCGCGAAAGTGAGCATCAAAGGCGGCAGGGAAAAAGGCAGCATTGTGATTCAATACTCATCCCCGGACGATCTTGAGAGACTGTCATTTGAGATAGCGGGCGGGGCGTCTGTGATTCCCACTAAGGGCGCGAAGACCTGA
- the hslU gene encoding ATP-dependent protease ATPase subunit HslU, whose protein sequence is MNNNSFFTPREIVSELDKYIIGQDKAKRSVSIALRNRWRRQNVSSEMRDEIVPKNILMMGPTGVGKTEIARRLAKLSQAPFIKVEASKFTEVGYMGRDVESMIRDLTEIGVKMVSDEESKAVRAKAEEIAEERMLDLLLPSSPEPASEEGAQSEQSPATEARKESEKKRTKEKLRKLLREGKLDDKTVEVEISSAAMPFQILGTQGVDEIDMNLPEMLGNLMPKQTKRKKVDVPDAMKILIREESQKLVDMDKVVKLAIERVENTGIIFIDEIDKIAGGNSNSGPDVSREGVQRDLLPIIEGSTVNTKHGMVKTDHIMFIGAGAFHVSKPSDLIPEIQGRFPVRVELEALGKKEMVKILTETKNALTKQYVELLKTEDINLVFKKDAIEEIARIAMEVNSTTENIGARRLHTILETILDEISFQAPDMTRSKFDIDAAYVREKISEIASNKDLSKYIL, encoded by the coding sequence ATGAACAACAATTCATTCTTTACTCCGCGCGAGATAGTTTCCGAACTTGACAAATACATAATTGGGCAGGACAAAGCTAAAAGGTCCGTTTCAATAGCGCTCAGAAACAGGTGGCGCCGCCAGAACGTGAGTTCTGAGATGCGCGATGAAATTGTTCCAAAAAACATTCTAATGATGGGACCCACGGGTGTGGGAAAAACCGAAATCGCCCGCCGCCTCGCCAAACTATCTCAGGCGCCTTTTATAAAGGTTGAAGCGTCAAAATTCACCGAAGTCGGCTACATGGGCAGAGATGTTGAATCCATGATCCGCGACCTAACCGAAATCGGAGTCAAAATGGTTTCCGATGAGGAGTCCAAAGCGGTTCGCGCCAAGGCGGAGGAAATTGCCGAGGAGAGGATGCTTGATCTTCTGCTTCCGTCTTCTCCCGAACCCGCTTCCGAAGAAGGCGCGCAGTCCGAGCAATCGCCCGCCACCGAAGCCCGCAAGGAGTCTGAGAAGAAAAGGACAAAGGAAAAACTCAGAAAACTTCTGCGCGAGGGCAAGCTGGATGACAAAACCGTTGAAGTGGAAATCTCGTCCGCCGCGATGCCGTTCCAGATTCTCGGAACACAGGGTGTTGATGAGATAGACATGAATCTGCCCGAAATGCTTGGCAACCTTATGCCCAAGCAGACAAAGAGAAAAAAAGTTGATGTGCCCGACGCGATGAAAATCCTTATACGGGAGGAGTCTCAAAAACTTGTTGATATGGACAAGGTTGTGAAGCTTGCCATTGAGAGGGTTGAGAATACGGGAATCATTTTTATTGACGAGATAGACAAAATCGCCGGTGGCAATTCAAACTCCGGTCCCGATGTTTCGCGCGAGGGAGTCCAGCGCGATTTGCTGCCCATAATAGAAGGGTCCACGGTAAACACCAAGCACGGAATGGTTAAAACCGACCACATCATGTTCATTGGCGCGGGAGCGTTTCATGTTTCAAAGCCGTCAGACTTGATACCCGAAATTCAGGGGCGTTTTCCCGTGCGTGTTGAACTTGAAGCGCTTGGGAAAAAAGAGATGGTAAAAATACTCACCGAAACAAAAAACGCCCTGACAAAGCAGTATGTGGAATTGCTTAAAACCGAGGATATCAACCTTGTTTTCAAGAAAGACGCTATTGAGGAAATAGCCAGAATCGCGATGGAGGTGAACAGCACGACCGAAAACATCGGTGCCCGCAGGCTGCACACAATTCTTGAGACAATTCTGGATGAAATATCTTTTCAGGCTCCTGATATGACACGGAGCAAGTTTGATATAGATGCCGCATATGTCAGGGAAAAAATATCCGAAATCGCTTCAAACAAAGATTTGAGCAAATACATATTGTAG
- the hslV gene encoding ATP-dependent protease subunit HslV, translating into MSGNSTGQFHGTTILCVSRDGKTAMGGDGQVTLGDVSVKHSANKIRKIHSDKICAGFAGSTADAITLFDRFEAKLEEFSGNLRRAAVELGKDWRTDRVLRRLEALLAVADKEDMFIISGAGDILEPDDGIVAIGSGGTYAKAAARALKEFSTLSAEEIVRESLLITSEICIYTNNKIRIETI; encoded by the coding sequence ATGAGCGGCAACTCTACAGGGCAGTTTCACGGAACGACGATTCTCTGTGTAAGCAGAGACGGTAAAACCGCGATGGGCGGAGACGGGCAGGTTACGCTCGGAGACGTGTCGGTGAAACATTCCGCCAACAAGATACGGAAGATTCATTCGGACAAGATTTGCGCGGGGTTTGCCGGCTCAACAGCGGACGCGATAACGCTTTTTGACAGGTTTGAGGCAAAACTTGAGGAATTCAGCGGAAACCTCAGACGCGCCGCGGTGGAACTTGGAAAAGACTGGAGAACCGACCGGGTTTTACGCCGCCTGGAAGCGCTTCTCGCCGTTGCCGACAAGGAGGATATGTTCATAATCTCCGGCGCCGGAGATATTCTTGAGCCCGACGACGGCATTGTGGCCATAGGTTCGGGCGGCACATACGCGAAGGCCGCGGCGCGCGCCCTTAAGGAGTTTTCTACATTGAGCGCTGAAGAGATTGTGCGCGAGTCGCTTTTGATAACTTCGGAGATTTGCATATACACAAACAACAAAATCCGCATTGAGACGATTTGA
- a CDS encoding acetylornithine/succinylornithine family transaminase — MSREIISSTDANVMNTYSRFPIAVSKGRGAWLWDTDGKKYLDFTSGIAVTTLGHCHTTLVETAKKQMDEVIHTSNLFYTAPQARLVSLLTEHSFADKVFLCNSGTEACEGAIKFARRWAEKNGREKTIVCADGSFHGRTLGALAATSGRNCRDGFDPFPDGFVFIPYGEPEKISEALDTHRACAFMVEPIQGENGVVVPPQDYIARAREICSEKGALLVLDEIQTAMGRTGKMFCYEHSDAAPDIATIAKGLGGGVPCGAVLATGEVAEHLTPGSHGSTFGGGPFACACAIAVIEEVLSSDLIGNARQRGERLLSGLRMADFASGAVKEARGMGLMAGLEFTSPEAAKSIVNVCAEKGLLTILTAQIVMRMLPPLIVTDEEIDFAVNVIKESVEEVCGK, encoded by the coding sequence ATGAGCCGCGAAATAATTTCTTCCACGGACGCAAACGTGATGAACACTTATTCGCGTTTTCCCATCGCCGTAAGCAAAGGGCGCGGCGCGTGGCTTTGGGACACGGACGGGAAGAAGTATCTGGACTTTACTTCCGGCATCGCCGTAACGACGCTTGGGCATTGCCATACCACTCTTGTGGAAACGGCGAAAAAACAGATGGATGAAGTCATCCACACTTCAAACCTTTTTTACACGGCTCCACAGGCGCGGCTTGTTTCCCTTCTGACCGAACACTCTTTTGCGGATAAGGTGTTTTTGTGCAACAGCGGAACGGAGGCTTGCGAAGGTGCGATAAAATTTGCCAGAAGGTGGGCTGAAAAAAACGGGCGCGAAAAAACCATTGTCTGCGCGGACGGTTCTTTTCACGGCAGAACTTTGGGCGCGCTCGCGGCGACAAGTGGACGGAACTGCCGCGACGGGTTTGACCCTTTCCCGGACGGGTTTGTTTTTATTCCCTACGGCGAGCCGGAAAAAATCTCCGAAGCGCTGGACACTCACCGGGCTTGCGCTTTTATGGTTGAGCCGATACAGGGGGAGAACGGCGTTGTGGTTCCGCCGCAAGACTATATTGCGCGCGCGCGGGAAATCTGCTCGGAAAAAGGCGCGTTGCTTGTGCTTGACGAAATTCAGACCGCGATGGGAAGGACGGGGAAGATGTTTTGTTATGAACACTCGGACGCCGCGCCGGACATCGCGACAATCGCCAAAGGGCTCGGCGGCGGGGTGCCGTGTGGCGCGGTACTTGCAACCGGAGAGGTCGCGGAGCATTTAACGCCCGGTTCGCACGGAAGCACTTTCGGCGGCGGCCCGTTTGCCTGCGCCTGTGCCATAGCGGTGATTGAAGAGGTGCTGAGTTCAGACCTGATCGGGAACGCGCGCCAGCGCGGAGAGCGGTTGCTCAGCGGCTTGCGCATGGCAGATTTTGCCTCCGGAGCGGTGAAAGAGGCAAGGGGCATGGGGTTGATGGCCGGGCTTGAATTTACATCGCCCGAGGCGGCGAAAAGTATCGTAAATGTTTGCGCGGAGAAAGGGCTTTTGACAATCCTTACGGCTCAAATAGTTATGAGGATGCTGCCGCCGCTTATTGTTACGGATGAAGAGATTGATTTTGCCGTAAACGTAATCAAAGAATCCGTTGAGGAGGTTTGTGGGAAGTGA
- a CDS encoding sulfurtransferase TusA family protein, whose product MTEKADKFIDITGEVCPMTSIKTKMKLKGMQPGGILEVRVSEGEPIDNLPRTIEREGHKVLEINKEDSFYTVRIRRG is encoded by the coding sequence ATGACGGAAAAAGCGGACAAGTTCATAGACATAACGGGCGAGGTTTGCCCGATGACTTCCATTAAAACAAAAATGAAACTCAAAGGCATGCAGCCCGGCGGGATTTTGGAAGTTCGCGTGAGCGAAGGCGAGCCGATTGATAATCTGCCGCGCACAATTGAACGCGAAGGGCATAAGGTTCTGGAAATAAACAAAGAGGACTCGTTTTACACGGTCAGGATACGGCGCGGTTGA
- a CDS encoding pyridoxal-phosphate dependent enzyme, giving the protein MGHAAGIENSGAGTVSRSIVDFVGETPLLRLSKISNDISDSVEIYAKAEWLNPGGSVKDRAAVRMVLQAIKDGKLKNGLAIMDSSSGNTAIAYAMTGAALGFPVTIVAPENVNVERKKTIEAFGAKIIYSDPLEGSDGAIVFAHRLKQQSPDKYFMPDQYNNPLNPLAHYETTAPEIWEQTGGRVTHFVAGIGTSGTIMGVSRRLKELNPQVRTFAIEPAEVLHGLEGLKHIESSIVPGIYDPKGFDGTLFVSTEDAYAMMEKMVKTEGIFIGHSGGAAVVGALELARKITSGVIVTVLPDSGFRYLSEKLWW; this is encoded by the coding sequence ATGGGACATGCGGCGGGCATTGAGAACTCGGGCGCCGGGACTGTGTCGCGGTCAATTGTTGATTTTGTAGGTGAAACGCCTCTTTTGAGATTGAGCAAAATCTCAAACGACATCTCCGATTCCGTTGAGATATACGCGAAAGCCGAATGGCTTAATCCCGGCGGTTCGGTCAAAGACCGCGCCGCAGTCCGCATGGTTTTACAAGCCATAAAAGACGGCAAGTTGAAAAACGGGCTTGCCATAATGGACTCGTCATCGGGCAACACGGCGATTGCCTACGCGATGACGGGAGCGGCTCTGGGATTTCCGGTAACGATAGTCGCGCCTGAGAACGTCAATGTTGAAAGAAAGAAAACCATAGAGGCGTTCGGCGCGAAAATAATTTATTCCGACCCGCTTGAAGGCTCGGACGGCGCGATAGTGTTTGCGCACCGGCTCAAACAGCAGTCGCCGGACAAATACTTCATGCCCGATCAATACAACAACCCGCTTAACCCTCTGGCCCATTATGAAACAACCGCGCCCGAAATATGGGAGCAAACGGGCGGACGCGTTACGCACTTTGTCGCGGGCATTGGAACAAGTGGAACGATTATGGGAGTTTCGCGCCGGCTCAAAGAGTTGAACCCGCAAGTGCGGACGTTTGCCATTGAGCCCGCCGAGGTTCTTCACGGGCTTGAAGGGTTGAAGCATATTGAGTCCTCAATAGTGCCGGGAATATACGACCCGAAAGGTTTTGACGGAACCCTGTTTGTTTCCACCGAAGACGCTTACGCAATGATGGAGAAAATGGTTAAAACCGAGGGCATATTCATTGGTCATTCGGGCGGCGCGGCGGTTGTCGGCGCGCTTGAGTTGGCGCGCAAAATTACTTCGGGGGTTATTGTAACGGTGCTTCCCGACAGCGGATTCAGGTATTTGAGCGAAAAACTTTGGTGGTAG
- the purQ gene encoding phosphoribosylformylglycinamidine synthase I — translation MAEFGVVVFPGSNCDEDCARAVRSLGHGSVKVWHEETSLGGIDCVVIPGGFSYGDYLRTGVMASFSPIMEEVKSFARAGKPVIGICNGFQILAECGLLSGAFVRNSSLKFVCDWTHVRVENINTPFTSAFKKGEVLRIPVANAEGAFFCREDEIAEIESKGRIVFRYCSADGDVTAEANPNGSVSGIAGICGAVNVLGMMPHPERCCDEVLGGDDGAGIFESVAEFVSREG, via the coding sequence ATGGCTGAGTTCGGGGTTGTTGTTTTTCCGGGCTCAAACTGCGATGAGGATTGCGCGCGCGCGGTCAGAAGTTTGGGGCACGGAAGTGTGAAAGTTTGGCACGAGGAAACATCGCTCGGCGGAATTGACTGCGTTGTAATCCCCGGAGGGTTTTCCTACGGCGACTATTTGAGAACGGGCGTAATGGCGTCTTTTTCCCCGATAATGGAAGAGGTAAAAAGTTTCGCGCGTGCGGGCAAACCTGTGATTGGAATTTGCAACGGGTTTCAGATTCTTGCCGAATGCGGGCTGCTTTCGGGCGCTTTTGTGCGCAATTCAAGTTTGAAATTTGTCTGCGACTGGACGCATGTGCGCGTTGAAAACATTAATACGCCTTTCACTTCGGCTTTCAAAAAAGGCGAGGTTTTGAGAATTCCCGTTGCCAACGCCGAGGGGGCTTTTTTCTGCCGCGAAGATGAAATTGCGGAAATAGAGAGCAAAGGGCGGATTGTTTTCCGCTACTGTTCGGCTGACGGTGACGTGACCGCCGAAGCAAACCCGAACGGCTCGGTTTCGGGTATAGCCGGAATTTGCGGAGCGGTAAATGTGCTTGGAATGATGCCGCATCCGGAAAGGTGCTGTGATGAGGTTCTCGGCGGAGATGACGGCGCGGGGATTTTTGAATCTGTCGCGGAGTTTGTTTCGCGCGAAGGTTGA
- a CDS encoding tyrosine recombinase, which yields MKKKDVRGFLEGFRSYLEYERNLSPNTVRAYMSDVRQFADFIIKSGLKLSAIEVRDINRYIAERFDKRNSKTSTVRKLAAVRTFFRFLNIEGVTSGNPAKSAVSPKRARSLPSFLSVDEIDALLRAMKPQDGRLALRDRAMFELAYSSGLRVSELVSLKVEDIDFEQSLVRVFGKGGKERMVPFGSKAAEALKRYLEIRDTFKPGTARIFVGSKKTGITSRSVSRILKSYALAAGVNKNISPHTLRHSCATHLLAADDKNDKGANKDKLRAIQLILGHSSLSSTQKYTHISVEQLMSIYDNTHPRA from the coding sequence ATGAAAAAAAAGGATGTCAGGGGTTTTTTGGAAGGTTTCCGGAGTTATCTTGAATACGAGAGAAACCTTTCCCCCAATACCGTTCGCGCCTACATGAGCGATGTCCGGCAGTTCGCGGATTTCATCATCAAAAGCGGGTTAAAACTGTCCGCGATTGAAGTCAGAGACATCAACCGGTACATAGCGGAGCGTTTTGATAAACGCAATTCTAAAACCTCAACCGTGAGAAAACTCGCCGCCGTGCGGACTTTTTTCAGGTTTCTCAATATTGAGGGAGTAACGAGCGGCAATCCCGCCAAAAGCGCGGTATCTCCGAAACGCGCCCGTTCTCTTCCATCTTTTCTCTCGGTGGACGAGATTGACGCTCTTTTAAGGGCGATGAAGCCTCAAGACGGACGGCTTGCGCTGAGAGACCGCGCGATGTTTGAACTGGCTTATTCTTCAGGGCTTCGGGTGAGCGAACTTGTTTCTCTCAAGGTTGAAGACATTGATTTTGAGCAATCTCTGGTCAGGGTTTTCGGCAAGGGCGGAAAGGAGAGAATGGTTCCGTTCGGCTCAAAAGCCGCCGAAGCACTCAAGCGGTATCTTGAAATCAGAGACACTTTCAAACCCGGAACCGCCCGTATTTTTGTCGGGTCAAAAAAAACCGGCATAACTTCGCGCAGCGTTTCAAGAATTCTCAAATCCTACGCGCTTGCCGCCGGCGTAAACAAAAACATCTCTCCCCACACTCTCAGGCACAGTTGCGCCACACATCTGCTTGCCGCTGACGATAAAAACGACAAGGGCGCCAATAAAGACAAATTGAGGGCTATCCAATTGATACTTGGACATTCAAGCCTTTCTTCAACTCAAAAATATACGCACATATCGGTTGAACAGTTGATGAGTATATATGACAATACTCATCCCAGAGCTTGA
- a CDS encoding AAA family ATPase, with translation MAKIIGIVNQKGGVGKTTTAVNLSASFAMLGRKTLLVDCDPQGNSSSGVGVERAVENGAAVTVYGVLIGGESLTDCIRKVYPDSFGDKFDVIPSDANLTGAEVELLNLEGREYILKKSLGEVSDAYQYIIIDCAPSLNILSVNALTAADSVIIPIQCEYYALEGLAHIKNAIGLVRRRINPALSVEGYLLTMFDTRNNICHSVAREIRNHFGDDTFSTVISRNVRLAECPSHGKPVVIYDNESQGARDYMSLAEEIIKKNGGVPNEEKHAWQRT, from the coding sequence GTGGCGAAAATCATAGGAATTGTTAACCAGAAGGGCGGAGTGGGGAAAACCACGACCGCCGTCAACCTTTCTGCGAGTTTCGCCATGTTGGGGCGGAAAACTCTGCTTGTGGACTGCGACCCTCAGGGCAACTCATCAAGCGGTGTGGGCGTTGAGCGCGCCGTGGAAAACGGGGCCGCCGTAACTGTTTACGGCGTTCTAATCGGCGGTGAATCTCTCACGGACTGCATACGGAAGGTCTATCCCGACTCATTCGGCGACAAGTTTGATGTTATACCTTCGGACGCCAATCTTACGGGTGCGGAGGTTGAACTGCTTAACCTTGAAGGCAGGGAATATATTTTGAAAAAATCCCTCGGCGAAGTTTCGGACGCCTACCAATACATAATAATAGACTGCGCGCCCTCGCTTAACATTCTGTCAGTCAACGCGCTCACGGCGGCGGATTCGGTAATAATTCCCATACAGTGCGAATATTACGCGCTTGAAGGGCTTGCGCACATAAAAAACGCCATCGGTCTGGTGCGCAGACGCATCAACCCGGCGCTTTCGGTTGAGGGCTATCTGCTGACGATGTTTGACACGAGAAACAACATATGCCATTCGGTTGCCCGCGAAATAAGAAACCATTTCGGCGATGACACTTTCAGCACCGTCATATCAAGAAATGTCCGCCTCGCCGAATGTCCGAGTCACGGCAAACCGGTTGTGATTTATGACAACGAATCTCAAGGCGCGCGCGATTATATGTCGCTCGCGGAGGAAATAATCAAGAAAAACGGAGGTGTTCCAAATGAGGAAAAACACGCTTGGCAAAGGACTTGA
- the purS gene encoding phosphoribosylformylglycinamidine synthase subunit PurS, with protein MKIEIRPAKGVLDPQGKTVLSALGKLGFSDVMSATVGKLIELRVGCSDEKSARELADRMCSEILANPVIEVFSVEVAEARGDG; from the coding sequence GTGAAAATTGAGATTCGCCCCGCAAAGGGCGTGCTTGACCCTCAAGGCAAAACCGTGCTTTCCGCGCTTGGAAAACTCGGTTTCAGCGATGTTATGTCCGCGACCGTGGGCAAACTTATAGAGTTGAGGGTGGGGTGTTCCGATGAGAAATCCGCGCGCGAGTTAGCTGACCGGATGTGTTCCGAGATCCTTGCCAATCCGGTCATAGAGGTTTTTTCAGTAGAGGTTGCTGAGGCGCGGGGCGATGGCTGA